Proteins encoded together in one Oncorhynchus mykiss isolate Arlee chromosome 7, USDA_OmykA_1.1, whole genome shotgun sequence window:
- the ngfb gene encoding nerve growth factor codes for MRSSMLVLLLMVSAQAVATMGEDFCPPVSAQQQGPAPKRIPNSAPTVDPKLFTKRRYRSPRVLFSAQPPDTEPMGRQGSGASRARRRVGQPKHRGVYSVCESISVWVGNKTKATDISGNEVEVLPDVNINSVKKKQYFFETTCRGARGGSTGCLGIDGRHWNSYCTNSHTFVRALTSFKNLVAWRLIRINVACVCVLSRKSWRQ; via the coding sequence ATGAGGTCGTCCATGCTGGTCCTGCTCCTCATGGTCAGTGCCCAGGCAGTGGCCACCATGGGAGAGGACTTCTGCCCCCCAGTCTCCGCTCAGCAGCAAGGCCCTGCCCCCAAAAGGATCCCTAACTCTGCCCCCACCGTGGATCCCAAACTGTTCACCAAGCGACGCTACCGCTCGCCCCGCGTTCTCTTCAGTGCCCAGCCGCCCGACACTGAGCCCATGGGACGCCAGGGGTCCGGGGCCAGCAGGGCAAGGCGCAGGGTTGGTCAGCCGAAGCACCGGGGGGTGTATTCTGTGTGTGAGAGCATCAGCGTCTGGGTAGGCAACAAGACCAAGGCCACGGATATATCTGGCAACGAGGTGGAGGTGCTCCCGGACGTGAACATTAACAGCGTGAAGAAGAAGCAGTACTTTTTTGAGACCACGTGCCGTGGCGCACGGGGAGGCAGCACTGGCTGCCTGGGCATCGATGGGCGACACTGGAACTCCTACTGCACCAACTCGCACACTTTTGTGCGGGCGCTGACTTCCTTCAAAAACCTGGTGGCCTGGAGACTGATCCGCATCAACGTggcctgtgtctgtgtgcttagccGAAAATCCTGGCGACAGTGA